The following DNA comes from Flavobacterium sp. N3904.
TTTAACTTGTCCCGTCATTCCTGGCTGTTGCGCGCCTCTATGCGAAGGAGTATGCGAGTAGGGATCCGTTGGAAATGCACCATATACTTCTGGAGATTTATGTACGCCAATACCGTCACCAATTGCAGCATAATGTTTAGACAATTCTAGAATTACAGTATCATCAGCATTATCTGCATGCGCTTTTTCGATTACTTCTTGTACTGCCAAATGCAGTTTGGAAACCATGTGCCAGTAAATAGAACCTAAGCCCTCATAACCAAAGAATGTCCCGGATCTTCCTGTAAAAGCCTTGTGATTGAATACATCTTCAAATATTTGAAGAATTTCATCTGCTTCTTTTTTGGCTAAAACTTGATATTCTTCTTCATTTTCAAGTTGAACCAAAGCCGCTTTTAAGTCATTTGCATTGTGGAAGTTTCCATTAAAATGATAATCTCCTTTTACATCTCTATTTATAATTGCATTATTTGAAGTCGCAATTAATTTTGTCAATAAAATAGATTTTTCAACACTTGCTTTAGGAATATTATTTTTTTCTAAGAATTTTGGCAATTCTTTGTTTGGATACAAAATATAACTATTTTGATCTGGACGATACAAAGCACTATTTCTTAAAGCATCTATTATTTCCAATGAAGCTTTTGCATCCAAATATCCTGAACTCAAAACAGCTACCTGACCTTCGAGCATTTCACTCAGGTACGAAACAATTACTCCATCATTGTCAACAGACATTAAATTATAAGCGTGATACAATTTATCTGGTCTTTGATTGGCTTGAATTGAATGATCAATGTACGCTAAACTTACTTTTGCAAATTGTTTCAAACTATCAATTGACAAAGCTCTCTTTTTGTCTGAGAATCCATTTTTATAAATATTCAATCTGTATTCTGAAGCTGCTAAGCCTAATTGATCTAGAATCTTCTTGCGTCTTTTATCGTCTATTTTACCCGAAAGCACACTCTCATTTCCTAACAAACATTCTCGGATACTATGGTAAAAACCAACCATTTCGGTCGAAATACTTACATTCTCTAATGTAGAATTTTCCAGTATATTTTGAAAAGTTTTTAAAAACCTGCGCAAATAATAAAGTGTAACCATAGACACTCCATTTCCTACCAAAGCATTATTGGCATCATTCCATTCTGGTCTTTGGGTGTTCATCCAAATCCCGCCTTCTGGGATAAAGTTTGACATTTTGGCCAAAACTGTTGCTAAAATTTTTTCGATAAAATTTACATGATAAATTTCATTGTTTGCATTAACGATCAATGCGCCATCAGCACCAATTTTGGCTCTCTGTTCATTTATTTTTTTCTCCCAAACATAATTGTATTCTATAGTATCTTTTGGATTTTTCAAGATCTCTTGATACGCTTTTATAGTGTAAGGAACAGCAGCATACACAAAACAATCTTTATCAAAATAAGAATTTAGCTTCCCAGGATAGTACTTTTCTATAAATTCTAAAAACTTCAATAAGTAAACAATTTGATGATCTCCCCAATAGCCAATATACGACCATGGATTATCATGTTCTATTGCTTCCCAATCAAAACCGCCTTTTGTTACGCGGTATGGGTTATAGCCATCAAACGTTGAAGCATTCAGGAATTTAGAAATCATTCCTTCAATAAAATTGGGATAAGCATAAGCTAAGGCTTCCCAGTTTTGAAAAATATCTCTCCAGTTTCCTTCGTAATCCAAAATTTTAGAATCGTCTATTTCACTACGAGTATTGATCGAAAATTTATTCCAAGGACGACTTGGATCTCCGTGTCTGCGACTAAACTTTAATGGCAAATATTCGGTACACAATCTTACTAAATCATTATCCGCTTCCTTTTCGATTAATTGAAGCAACTCGATATAAGAGAACTTCTCTTTTAAATTTTCGAAAAATACTTGATTTTTTTCAAACACCTCAGAATTTGCTTTGGCTACATATTGTGCAAAATCTTTTTTACCAATTTGATAATTTTCGTCAAAAATACCTCCACGCATTATATTGAAAAGCGTATTAGCAAAATGGCGAGTATCGATTAATTTATCAGCCGTAAATTGCAAACCATCAGCCCCTGCATTCAATGCAATTAAGTTTTGTTTGCCTAATTCTACATCATCAATAAGTTGTTTTTCCAGCGTTTTATCATGGAGTATTGACTGACACAACTGAATCACTTGAGATTGATTTTGATTAACATTGGCAATAATTTTCCAATCTTTAGAAGTGTTTTGAGGCAAATGCAACTCATTCGAAATAAAATAAGCACCTTTTTCGCCTTTTATATCCGTTTCTCCAGTTATTTTTTGCAACTTTCTAAAAGCAGGAAGTTGTTTTGAAGACAATAAATGAGTTGGATTATTCATTCCCAATGACCAAACAATATTAGCCTTTAGTGCTTCACTTGGCTCTGCTCTATCAACGATTATGGCGCTCAGAGCAAATATTCCCAAACCACTTTCAGTTTGCAATTCGCTTCTTTTATAGGCATCAACTAGATTACTGGTACTATTTTGTAAATCACTGCCTACTCCGTGTGGTATTATATTTTGTATGCCGTCTAAAACTGTAATATCATAGTCTTTATTAGCATTGTTTATAATCTCCGATTTTTTGACAAATCCAAAAAGGTTGCTAGAACTCCATTGGTATCTGAAAGTCAGTTGCAAATCGTTATGAATTTCTTCGAAGATGACTTTATTTCCGTAAAAGTTTTTATATAAATTTCTAGTTAAGTTATAATTTTCATTAAAACGTTCCGAAAAAGGTTCCCAAACCAATACTTTGTCTTCTAAATGAATTTGAAATATCGATTTACTTCCAGTAATATCTGCAAATTCGGTTATTTTATCATCTGTATAGTAAGGAAAAAGAGCAAATTCTGCGTTTTTTCTACCTGCTGTAAGTCCTCCATTACTTGAAATAAACAACCAATGATTGGAATCACTAACGATGCTCATAAAAAAAGGTCTTATTGAATCGTGGTTTTCGATTTTATAATATTTCTCTCCTTCTAATTCGACTATCTTCATGTTTTTATGCTTTTATATATTTTTATTTCGTGTTTTACAATTACTGTATTCTGCCTTATTTTGAAGTTTCAATTACTTTAATTTTATCAAAATTATTTTTTAGTTTCTCTAATGAATTGCTGTTAGTATATGGATTAAGCTGATGTACTTTTTTCAATATATAATAGGCCGATCTTGGTTGTAATTCATACATTCCGTTTTCTGTTGTTGGTCTTTTGGCACAAATGCCGAACCATTCTTCATTCATGTTATTTTTTCCTTTTTTAAAATCAAAAATGTAACCTCCGTTACCCCAAGATGCACTAGTATCATGGATGTCAAGATTTATAGTTTGTCCCGTTTTCCACCAACCATCGCTAAATTGAAAGGTAAAACCACCAATACAATTTCCGCTTTTGCCAACACCCGCAGCATTTTCATAAATTTCTTGCCAGTTTCCTTTTAGAATAGTTGCTTGTGCATTTTGATCTTCATTATTAGTTATGGCATTAAAAGCATCCGAACCAAATTCAGTAAACAAAATAGGTTTTGCATATTCTTTTTTCACCCTTTCAAACATATTGCCAAAAGAAATTCCGCGATACACATTGATTCCAAAAACATCAACATCTGGGCACTCTTTTGCTATCAGATCCAGAAAAAGAAGATCACCATTACAAATTGCAATTGGATGCGAATTATCTATTGTTTTCATGACAACGGCAGACTCATTTAACAATTGATACAAACCTTGAGCACGGGCAGTAGATTTTCGGTCTTGCACTGGAATATTCTCAGTTTCTGCGCCTTCCCAAAACAAACCGTAGTTGTTTTCATTACCCAATAAGAACAATAGCAACCCTTTGGTGTTTTTATAATCTGAGGCTAATTGTTTAACCTCTTTTAATAGTAATTCACGAGTACTAGGGTTTGAATATTCAGTATTAGCAACCCAAGCTCCGTTTATTAACAAACCATATCGTCCAAATGAATGATTGAGCATCGTATAAATGCCGTACTTATTATAAATATATTCAATCCATTTTTTGGGAATACCCGTGTAAACTCGAATGGTATTTACCCCCATATTTTTTAACAATGGCATTTCATTATCCAATGCTTTTTTGATCATTTCCTCTGGCTGTTCCCAAAGGATATAAGTGTAATTTTTGCCAATAGGGAAATAATCCCAATTCATGCCATTGACAATAAAATCTTGTCCGTTAACCTTGAGTTTAAATCCAGATTTATTTTGATCTATAGTAACCTTATCTGCTTGAGAATAAATAGTGGATGTACAATTCCAAAAGAGAAGTAAAAAAATAATTTTTCGCATATTTATATACTTAATTTGAACGTTTTTTAAAAATGAAAATCAGAATCTAAAAAACATTAAAATTTGTTTAATTGAGTGTTTAGAAAAAATATTAGTGTAGAATTCTATGGTTTTATACAATCTTAAATCTTTCTTGAAAATTAGAACTGAGGTTCGATAATTTCGTATTTTGGACTATAAATTGAGATTAACTTTATAAATACAATCAATGTGCAAGTAAGTTAGCCGGAGCCAACCTACTTACAATTGATGCATTTTATTATTTATTATTGATATACTTTTACATAATCAACCTCCATAGAAGATTGTGTAAAAGCAGGATCGATAGTCCCTCCAAGAGAACCTCCCATAGCTACATTCAAAATCATAAAGAAATTATTGTGAAATGGCAATGTAGTATCCGAATTGTCAAAAGTGAAGTACAAAGCACCGTCTAAATAGAATCGAATCGTTTTTGGTGACCAAATGGTTTTATAGATATGAAATTCGCTATTTGCGTTAGCGATTACTGTTGTTTTAACTGGAGCATCTCCTCCCGAATGACCAGAGTAGTGCAAAGCAGATTGTGTTTGCAGTGGTTTTGCACCAATAAATTCCATAAAATCAATTTCACCATTTGCTGGCCAAGCAACTGCTGCAGTACCTAATGCCCAAAAAGCAGGCCATGTTCCTGCCCCAGTTGGCATTTTGGCTTTCATTTCGATAGTACCGTATTTAAAATCATATAATCCTTGTGTTTTAATACGAGCCGAAGAATATTCAGCACCACCAGAAGCTTCTTTAATAGCAGTGATTATAAGGCTTCCTCCTTGAACTTTAACGTTTTTTGCAAGATTGGTGTAATTTTGTTTTTCATTATTACCCCAACCATTAGCACCAAGATCATACGTCCATTTTGTAGCATCAGGAGCTCCATCAGTATTAAATTCATCCGACCAAACTAGGTTGGTATAAACCGTATCATCTGCTGCAACAGGAGGTGAAGTAGTAAATATTTGATACCAAGCCAAACCAGCATTATTACCTTGTACAAAACGAACTACCATTCGGTTTTCTGTAATTGACAAAATCTCATATTGAGTAGCACCGGCATAATAACCCATAAAACCTCCGTCAGAAAAGTTCATTACTGTTCCTGTAGTTTCTTTTGCAGCATCAGGATTTTTGGAAACAAAGGATGTTGAAGGGCTTAAAGCTACTGTTTTGATTCCTGCAGTACTGTAAGGTAAGCATTGATCATCACCACCATTTGTGCCACCACCAACACTTTTGTAGGAATTTTGAAAAAAGGTATTTCCTTTGTTATCTTGTTTGTATTCTATTTTACCGTTTACCAAAGCAAAAGTATAAGTACCATCATAGAAACAAGAGGCCGATTTTTCAAAAGGGGCTGCTTGATAATAATTAGCATAATAATTTTTAGTAGGATCATTATCATTTTGTCCTACACCTAAATGTCCTTTTTCTGCAGCAGCAACATACCATATTTTACCAGTTGCAGTTCCGCCTGTAAGTAATGCAGTCGATTTTTCATCACTAAAATTACTCAGTACAGTCACATCTACAGTTGTATTGGTTGTAATACCGCCTCTTCCGGATGCAATAACAGTTACCGTATACGTATTGACACCTACAGTTGTAAAAAGATGTTCTGAAACACCACCAGGAGAATTCTCTGTAATTCCATCACCAAAAATGTATTTATACGAAATAGCATTATCTGCAGTGGTTGTAAATTTTACTTTCCCAGAACCATCTCCATTTGGAGTTTGATCTGTTTTTCCTATTACATCAACAGTTATTTTAAGATTAGAAGGCGCATCTAATGCCCCGAAAGAATAATTATCTTCCTGACAATTCACCATTAGCAGTAAACTAAAAATGGTTATTATATTTAAAACTATTTTTTTCATGTTCCTTTAATTTTAGAATTGTTTAATATCATCAAAATAATAAGTAGAACCAGTTCCAGCTACTCCAAAATCTGGGAATAATATTACTCTGTCATACGAATTTGCGGTATTGAAAGAAGCTGAACTGGTAAGATCGAAGGTCAATACTTCCCATGCATTGGCGACTGTTGAAGTTGCCTCTACTTCTACATTAATAGTTGGATTACCATTCCCGTCTTTAGGTGAAGTTGAATCTTCCATTTTGTACAAAATCTTAGCTCCAACTTTTGGAGACCAAACAGTAACTTTTACTTTGGTTCCTTTTGAAAAGTCTACTTTAGCATCTAAATTCAAACTTGCACCAGCCCATACTTGAGCACCTGAAAGTTTATCGATTTTTACCACTTTATTGGACACATTCAACCCAGTTTTATCAGGATTAACCACTACTGCTGCTGGAATTGGCCCAAAACTTGCATTACCAAAACCGGTCCAAGCATAAGTCAAAGTACTGGATTCAAAATCTAGAGGCAATTGAATAGTTTGTGCAGCAGAAGGTGTTTTATAGAAATAAATATTATCGATAAATACTGATCCGCCAGCCCATGGGGTGCCTACAAATTTCAATTGAAAAATATCGGCAACTGTTAATCCTTGACTTGTAAATGCCGAAATTGGAATATCAATACTCGTCCATTGATTGGCAGTAAGATCTTTTACAACTGGTTTTTCTCCATTGGTTTTACTAATCAAAGACGTTTCTATTTTTGCCAAATCGGCTGTCCAAACATCCATGTGAATGAATTCCATATTAGAAACATCAATAGTTGTGCCGTCTGCCAATGCAATTCCTTGGTAGCTCAAGTTAATATAATTCAACATTTTGTCACCATTCAAATCAAATTCAGCCCAACTACTGCCTTGACCTCCCTGTCCCCAATCCGGGAAATAATTAGTTCCGGGAACGTTTGTGTATTTTGATCCATAAATAGAAATCACATCAGCCGCTTGTCTGTTTGGAGGCGTTGGAGCCGAAGCGCTTGGCTTATTAACCAGCGTCACTGTAAAATCTTCCGTGTATTCGGTTGTTTTAATAGCAGCACTTTTGGAAACTACTCTGATTTTATATACTCCTGCCGCTTCATAAACATAAGAAACCGATGCTCCATTGTTTGCCGAAATAGGGTCTGGTTTACCTGCTTCTCCAAAATAAACATCATAGAATAACGCAAAATCGGCAGTTGCAGTAACCGTTACTTTTTTGGATACGGCTAGGTCATTTGTAATAACTACTTTTAAATTCTCTGGAGACTTAAATGAAACAACCACTTCTTGTGTTACTTCTGTGCTTTTTCCATTTAATGTCATTCCTATAATTTTTGCTTGGTAAACACCCTCGGCATATTTATGAGAAGTTGTTTGACCAGGCGCAACATTTGCAGGTTCTGTGGTACCATCTCCAAAATAGATTTGATATTGAGAGACACCTTCCCCTTTTGGCAAAAATGTCACATTACCTGTATTGTCCTGAGTTACGGTTGTTAATGCTGATATATTTGTTGGAGCTGCTATGGCATCCAAATCTACCGTGCTATTGTCTTCTGAACAACCCAATGCGATTGCCAGAACAAAAAGACTTATAATAAAATGTAATTTCTTCATAATAATAGTTTTTTAATATCCAGGGTTTTGACTCCAATTACCATTTGAAAATTGAATTTCCACTAAAGGTATTGGGAATAATTCATTTTTACCCACCACAAATCCATTGATTGCAGCAGCAGCTTTACCAGTGCGAACTAAATCGAAGAAACGAAATCCTTCTCCAACTAATTCTACTCTTCTTTCATTCCAAATCACATCAGTCAATGCAGCACCAACTGCAGTAACTCTATGATTAGTGTCACCAAAAGCTCGATCTCTCACTTGGTTCAAATACCCTAATGCTCTTACATCATTGATAGCACCACGATTAAGCGCCTCAGCAGCCATTAACAAAACATCGGCATAACGAATCGCTCTATAATTGTTTGGATTGGTTAAATTCAAATCACCTGCAGCCTGACCACTTCTTATTCTTGGAAGATACTTTTGATTAAAAAATCCTGTATCTTCATTTCCTTTGCCATATGTTGCATTATTTGCTGCAGCCCAAGTTGCGATATCCAATAAAGATGCCGGCAATCTCGTGTCTCCAACTTCAAAAGCATTATAAGTTTCCTGAGTGGGCACATTAAAACTAAAACCAGAAGTATATTTTGGTCCCGTATAATTTCTTACGCCACTGAATCCTACTGCTACGTTTCCTTCGCTACATTGCAAGCAACCAAAACCAGCTCCCTCAACATCGGTATATTGCACTTCGAAAATAGATTCTGGTCCATTTTCTCCCGCCATTTCAAAGATGGATGCATAGTCTGGAACCAAAGAATATTTTGAAGAAGCAATTACTTGTTCTAAGGCAGCAGCCGCTTCTGGAAACTTCCTTTGATACAAATAGGCTTTCCCTAATAAAGCAAGAGCAGCACCTTTGGTAGCTCTACCTGTTTGGGAAGCTGTAGGGGATAAATTTTCAGAAGCATAAATCAAGTCGGCTTCAATAGAGGCATATACCTCTGGAATAGAAGCACGAGGCACTGAAGTCTCATCACCAGGGGCAAATCTTTTATCTCCATTCAATGGAATTCCTCCAAACCATTTTACTAATTCAAAATGATAGTAGGCTCTAAGAAAACGTGTTTCTGCAATGACTTGTGTTTTTCCTGCAAAGTCAGTTTTGTCTTTAAATTCCAATATGTAATTTGCTCTTTGAACCCCTGCAAACATCCAATCCCACAAATTTTTAAGTTGATCGTTTGTTGGCGTTTGGGTCATATCGTCAATTTGCTGAAAGCCGATAACATCCGTAGGACTTTCTCCCCCTGCTAAGGTATTATCCGATGCTATTTCTCCCATTAAAACATTGATATAAGTAGATTGAAGTAAATCATAGGCTCCAATCAATGCTTTATCATAATCTGCTTCGGAATTGAAATAATTTTCGGAGTCTATAGAATATGCTATATCACGTTCCGTAAAATTATCGCTACATGAAACGAAAATTGCCGAGAACAGTGCGATACTTGCTACTGTAATAAATATATACTTTTTCATTTTTTACTAATTAAAAATTAACGTTTAAACCTAACAAATACGTTCTGGGGATTGGGTAGAAACCATAATCGATTCCGCCACCAATAGGAGCTCCACTAGAAGCACCTGGATCAAATCCTTTGTATTTTGTAAATGTGTATAGATTATTGGCTCCTATATAAACTCTTAGCTTAGTTAAACCAGCTTTAGCAAAATAATTAGGATCTACAGAATAACCTATTTGCATGTTTTGAATACGAACAAAAGAAGCATCTTCTACATAATAATCAGAGAAAACATTATTTGATGTTGCACTAGTTGTAACTCTTGGCACTGTATTGCTTGTTCCTTCACCAGTCCATCGATCCAGAACATAATCTAGACGATTTACATCTGAAAGCGTTCTTTCGTAATTTCTAACCATGTCATTTCCAATTGATGCATACGTAAATGCAACGAAATCGAAGTTTTTATAATCCAATTGAATATTAAAACCCATCGTAGTTGCCGCGATTGGACTACCAATATCGGTTCTGTCTGAAGTATTGATCACACCATCCCCGTTGATATCTACATAACGAATATCACCCGCTTGAGCAGCTGCGCCTAGTGCTACTTGAGATGGAGCAGCATCAACTTCGGCTTGATTTTGAAAAATACCATCCGTTTTATATCCATAGAAATATCCTATTGGTTTACCAACCTGCATTCTTGCCGGAGCTGGCTGCCCCACACTAAAAGCACCTCCTTCAATATAACCTGTCCCGTTATTTACAGCTGTAACTTCATTTTGAATAAAAGTAACATTATAACCCAAACTTAAAGTAAGATCATTAGAAAAAGTATTTTTATAATCTATTGCAAACTCAAAACCTGAGTTTTTAACATCCCCTGCGTTTATAGTTGGTGCACTTGCTCCCGGAGCAGCTGTACCAATAATACCGGAAACCGGAATGTTTGGAATCAATAAATCGGCTCTGGTATCAATAAAATAATCGGCTACAATATTGATTTTGCTGTCAAACATTTTCATATCCAAACCAACATCAAATTTCTGGGCTTCTTCCCATTTTAAATTTGGATTTGGAATTTGTCCCGTTGCTGTACCGTTTACAAGTGCACCATTAAAAACGTATGCTGCCTCACCAGTCAATAGTGAAACATATCCATTATTTGGAATTTGATCGTTTCCTAAAACACCGTAACTTCCTCTTAATTTCAAGAAATTTACAATTCCTGTGTCACCTCCAAAGAAACCTTCATCCGAAATAATCCAACCAGCAGTAGCCGATGGAAAATAAGCTATTCTATTATTTGGTCCAAATTTAGTAGATGAATCACGTCTCAACATGGCCGACAAAAGGTATTTTCCTTTATAATCGTATTGTGCTCTAGCAAAATAAGAAAGTCTTCTTTCGTCATAACTATACGAATTGTTTGGAGCTGTTGTTGGCATTCCATTCGCCAAATGAATATCGGCATAATCCCAAGAATTATAAGGAACATCAAAACCTGTAGCAAATAATCCGTTTCCAAATTCTTTAAAGACTGTTGTTCCCAACGTTCCAACAATATTATGATCGCCTATTTTTTTTGAATAAGTCCCGTATAAATCGAAAGAATAATTATTATCAAAAACAGCACTTTGAGTAACCGAACTTCTTAAAACATCAAATACTTTACCTCCGTAAGAAATTTGTTTGGCAAAATTTCTGGATTGTCCGCTTTGAGTATTAAAACCAAAAGCACCTGAAAGCACAAAAGCATTAGTAAACTTATAATCCAATCCTAAGTTTCCATTAAATTTTCTTAATTCATAATCATTGTATGTATTAGCAATTTGGGCTAATGGGTTAATAATTTCGATACCCAAACCTACGGTGCTCGGTACCAAAGAGTAATCTCCGGCACTGTCATACGGCAATTGAGTGGAAGGCACATTTAACGCATTAAACAAAACCGATCCCAAACCATTATCATTCAAAGTTTTTCTGGTTTGAAGTGTATAAATTACATTGGTTTTTAGTTTTAATTTATCCGTAACATCTGCACCCAAAGCTATTCTTCCTGTATTTCTAGAAAAACCAGATTTATCACCACCTACTATTCCTTGTTGATCCAAATGTGATCCACTAACAGAGTACGATATTTTTTCAGATCCTCCAGAGATAGATAAATCATAATTGATTATTGGGGCTTCTTGGAAAATTTCCTTTTGCCAATTCGTTCCATTTCCTAGTCCAGAAACGTTTGGATAAGGAAGTGCCTTTCCTCCATTTGCGTAGCTTTCATTAAGCAATAAAGCATATTCTGTTGCATTCAATAACGGTATAGTTCTACTTGTTTCTTGAATTCCGGTTGATGAATTAAAAGATATTTTGGCTTTAGAATTTCTTTTTCCCGATTTGGTGGTTACCAATATAATTCCGTTTGCACCAATAGTACCATAAATAGCTGCTTGGGCATCTTTAAGAACGGTAAGGGATTCTATATCACTTGGATTTAATGTACTCAAATCACCTTGATACCCATCAATAATTGCAGTTGGTTTGTTTTCGCCGTTGGTCGCAATACCACGAATTCGAACACTAATATCTGCTCCTGGAGCACCGCCAACAGTTGTTACTGTAACCCCAGTTACAGTCCCCTGTAAAGCTTGTTCAATTTTTATCGGTTGCAGTATTTCAATGGTTTTACTATTTACCACACTCACGGCACCAGTAACTTGTTTTTTCTTTACGTTTCCATATCCAATTACAACTACTTCGTTCAAAGTTTTTGCTTCGTCGTCCAATATTATAACAACATTAGT
Coding sequences within:
- a CDS encoding glycoside hydrolase family 2 TIM barrel-domain containing protein, with the translated sequence MRKIIFLLLFWNCTSTIYSQADKVTIDQNKSGFKLKVNGQDFIVNGMNWDYFPIGKNYTYILWEQPEEMIKKALDNEMPLLKNMGVNTIRVYTGIPKKWIEYIYNKYGIYTMLNHSFGRYGLLINGAWVANTEYSNPSTRELLLKEVKQLASDYKNTKGLLLFLLGNENNYGLFWEGAETENIPVQDRKSTARAQGLYQLLNESAVVMKTIDNSHPIAICNGDLLFLDLIAKECPDVDVFGINVYRGISFGNMFERVKKEYAKPILFTEFGSDAFNAITNNEDQNAQATILKGNWQEIYENAAGVGKSGNCIGGFTFQFSDGWWKTGQTINLDIHDTSASWGNGGYIFDFKKGKNNMNEEWFGICAKRPTTENGMYELQPRSAYYILKKVHQLNPYTNSNSLEKLKNNFDKIKVIETSK
- a CDS encoding SusC/RagA family TonB-linked outer membrane protein, producing MKSNHLLIIFLLFSTFGFAQKINVEGIVKEKGSGLPLYGVNVQDKNTGNTMSTDFDGKFTIKGISSGTTLVFTYVGYKTQEYKVTSAETNVVIILDDEAKTLNEVVVIGYGNVKKKQVTGAVSVVNSKTIEILQPIKIEQALQGTVTGVTVTTVGGAPGADISVRIRGIATNGENKPTAIIDGYQGDLSTLNPSDIESLTVLKDAQAAIYGTIGANGIILVTTKSGKRNSKAKISFNSSTGIQETSRTIPLLNATEYALLLNESYANGGKALPYPNVSGLGNGTNWQKEIFQEAPIINYDLSISGGSEKISYSVSGSHLDQQGIVGGDKSGFSRNTGRIALGADVTDKLKLKTNVIYTLQTRKTLNDNGLGSVLFNALNVPSTQLPYDSAGDYSLVPSTVGLGIEIINPLAQIANTYNDYELRKFNGNLGLDYKFTNAFVLSGAFGFNTQSGQSRNFAKQISYGGKVFDVLRSSVTQSAVFDNNYSFDLYGTYSKKIGDHNIVGTLGTTVFKEFGNGLFATGFDVPYNSWDYADIHLANGMPTTAPNNSYSYDERRLSYFARAQYDYKGKYLLSAMLRRDSSTKFGPNNRIAYFPSATAGWIISDEGFFGGDTGIVNFLKLRGSYGVLGNDQIPNNGYVSLLTGEAAYVFNGALVNGTATGQIPNPNLKWEEAQKFDVGLDMKMFDSKINIVADYFIDTRADLLIPNIPVSGIIGTAAPGASAPTINAGDVKNSGFEFAIDYKNTFSNDLTLSLGYNVTFIQNEVTAVNNGTGYIEGGAFSVGQPAPARMQVGKPIGYFYGYKTDGIFQNQAEVDAAPSQVALGAAAQAGDIRYVDINGDGVINTSDRTDIGSPIAATTMGFNIQLDYKNFDFVAFTYASIGNDMVRNYERTLSDVNRLDYVLDRWTGEGTSNTVPRVTTSATSNNVFSDYYVEDASFVRIQNMQIGYSVDPNYFAKAGLTKLRVYIGANNLYTFTKYKGFDPGASSGAPIGGGIDYGFYPIPRTYLLGLNVNF
- a CDS encoding RagB/SusD family nutrient uptake outer membrane protein, translating into MKKYIFITVASIALFSAIFVSCSDNFTERDIAYSIDSENYFNSEADYDKALIGAYDLLQSTYINVLMGEIASDNTLAGGESPTDVIGFQQIDDMTQTPTNDQLKNLWDWMFAGVQRANYILEFKDKTDFAGKTQVIAETRFLRAYYHFELVKWFGGIPLNGDKRFAPGDETSVPRASIPEVYASIEADLIYASENLSPTASQTGRATKGAALALLGKAYLYQRKFPEAAAALEQVIASSKYSLVPDYASIFEMAGENGPESIFEVQYTDVEGAGFGCLQCSEGNVAVGFSGVRNYTGPKYTSGFSFNVPTQETYNAFEVGDTRLPASLLDIATWAAANNATYGKGNEDTGFFNQKYLPRIRSGQAAGDLNLTNPNNYRAIRYADVLLMAAEALNRGAINDVRALGYLNQVRDRAFGDTNHRVTAVGAALTDVIWNERRVELVGEGFRFFDLVRTGKAAAAINGFVVGKNELFPIPLVEIQFSNGNWSQNPGY
- a CDS encoding glycoside hydrolase family 16 protein, which produces MKKIVLNIITIFSLLLMVNCQEDNYSFGALDAPSNLKITVDVIGKTDQTPNGDGSGKVKFTTTADNAISYKYIFGDGITENSPGGVSEHLFTTVGVNTYTVTVIASGRGGITTNTTVDVTVLSNFSDEKSTALLTGGTATGKIWYVAAAEKGHLGVGQNDNDPTKNYYANYYQAAPFEKSASCFYDGTYTFALVNGKIEYKQDNKGNTFFQNSYKSVGGGTNGGDDQCLPYSTAGIKTVALSPSTSFVSKNPDAAKETTGTVMNFSDGGFMGYYAGATQYEILSITENRMVVRFVQGNNAGLAWYQIFTTSPPVAADDTVYTNLVWSDEFNTDGAPDATKWTYDLGANGWGNNEKQNYTNLAKNVKVQGGSLIITAIKEASGGAEYSSARIKTQGLYDFKYGTIEMKAKMPTGAGTWPAFWALGTAAVAWPANGEIDFMEFIGAKPLQTQSALHYSGHSGGDAPVKTTVIANANSEFHIYKTIWSPKTIRFYLDGALYFTFDNSDTTLPFHNNFFMILNVAMGGSLGGTIDPAFTQSSMEVDYVKVYQ